Proteins encoded by one window of Cloeon dipterum chromosome 4, ieCloDipt1.1, whole genome shotgun sequence:
- the LOC135942314 gene encoding uncharacterized protein LOC135942314 codes for MSFLNLVGRVAIVTGATSCVGAATARRMVNLGMKVVGVSRKSLGAAQQDDIFSSQKGQTGEMFFIQGDVTKQNDISRIIEWTREKFGRTDVLKRKNSHLISSCRRTCEHLNLSTNFNMMLKNLANRVAIVTGASSCIGAATARQMVNLGMKVVGVSRKTPKRNEEGHTGEIVFVQGDVTQLRDINKILKWTRKEFGRTDVLVNAAGLFHNFTITCNNVINVFLISTLKNFLI; via the exons atgaGTTTCCTAAACTTAGTGGGTCGCGTTGCAATTGTGACTGGGGCCACCTCTTGCGTGGGAGCGGCCACGGCCCGCAGAATGGTGAATTTGGGCATGAAGGTGGTTGGCGTTTCCCGTAAATCGCTTGGAGCTGCCCAGCAggatgatattttttccagccAAAAGGGCCAAACAGGCGAGATGTTCTTTATCCAAGGCGATGTGACCAAGCAAAACGACATCAGTCGAATTATCGAATGGACCAGGGAGAAATTCGGCCGCACTGATGTGCTT aaaaggaaaaactcGCATTTAATTTCGTCCTGTCGGCGTACCTGTGAGCACTTGAATTTATCAACTAATTTCAATATGATGTTGAAAAACTTGGCGAATCGCGTTGCTATTGTGACTGGAGCCAGCTCATGTATTGGAGCGGCCACGGCCCGCCAAATGGTTAATTTGGGCATGAAGGTGGTTGGCGTTTCCCGTAAAACCCCCAAGCGGAATGAAGAGGGCCATACGGGCGAGATAGTCTTTGTGCAAGGTGACGTGACCCAACTACGCGACATCAATAAGATTCTCAAGTGGACCAGGAAAGAGTTTGGCCGCACTGATGTGCTCGTGAATGCCGCTGGATTGTTCCACAACTTTACTATTACTTGTAATAATGTTATTaacgtatttttaataagcacTCTAAAGAATTTCCTCATTTAG
- the LOC135942304 gene encoding adhesion G-protein coupled receptor G6-like, protein MRLLPLLFTAGIFAVLADKERTRPAHGHLMQSWWHTLNSRIGHYGERIIKTTTRAPAAKAIPLLANPVNGDVFIQPGKLTTFRKHTTLAPTTTPEPTTTTDYEELTTIPPKPIIQYDVPTTQEIETEPPTTTPAEEPVETTTTEKVNPTFLDQSVQARRMGTSCPSYWDTSISSVVHPIFWPETEVGEIAFPTQPCFTSDFLPVARECKLIDGIARWAEKNGTCDPNAVSNTTFLLYEFTRKDAVSSETVVKVTRNMATILSSKAVPSASDVMVVDNVLVEITKHAQHLREDSLNDVASVLDKVSVSSQVNNFDTINLQTATNSILRSVDTILAKVQLDQSGIARAHSNATSLMAADLSLSGVKGVQISDSKIVPLTAESGAVTSASFLQISSGRAAFVLLGNEDSLFKAKNENLTLNSKVLGVSIDGQHPWHQLKEPVIRLKFKPTNPSEGMLVKCAYWDIYNSDWKTDGCTFVGKEGDLDVCECNHLTHFGEIIGVSGDDKILDIISIVGCSLSLIGLLGIAATAAMFEHWRSRLGNKILLHLSASIGLTMAVFLSIALDAGAASDASCITLGVLLHYSILASFCWMLISALLQFLRFVSVLSARPPHFLLKGVLFGWVLPTVPVIVLLSIGPAKSYPRTNSSSNFCYPVELSLILGVIIPVACAVIGNLLVFCLIVYRVSCGRPKNLTISTMAERRVIALRQLRMSVLLFFLLGLTWIFGLLAMVAPFLAPWRVAFSYLFCTTATLQGLALFIFFIVWEKKTRQMWLTALPERFAPTRPSRPTTSSTAFSESNSHSSSRVRDERAPLRQKTSTQNLTESTNRNASSQ, encoded by the exons ATGAgactgctgccgctgctttttacGGCCGGTATTTTCGCCGTTCTGGCCGATAAAGAGCGCACCAGACCTGCTCATGG GCACTTGATGCAAAGTTGGTGGCACACTTTGAATTCCAGGATAGGCCACTATGGTGAGCGCATCATCAAAACCACGACACGCGCACCCGCTGCAAAGGCAATCCCATTGTTAGCAAATCCAGTAAATGGTGACGTCTTTATTCAACCTGGGAAGCTCACTACTTTTCGAAAACATACAACGCTAGCACCCACTACAACCCCAGAACCTACCACAACCACTGATTATGAGGAATTGACTACAATCCCTCCTAAACCAATAATTCAATATG atGTTCCCACGACTCAAGAAATAGAAACTGAGCCCCCAACAACCACCCCTGCTGAAGAACCAGTGGAAACGACAACCACAGAAAAAGTCAACCCGACCTTTTTGGACCAAAGTGTTCAGGCGAGACGGATGGGAACTTCTTGTCCTTCTTATTGGGATACAAGTATTTCCAGTGTGGTTCATCCCATTTTTTGGCCAGAGACGGAAGTGGGCGAAATAGCCTTTCCCACCCAGCCGTGTTTTACTTCTGACTTCCTGCCTGTGGCAAGAGAGTGCAAACTCATCGATGGCATTGCACGCTGGGCAGAGAAAAACGGCACTTGCGATCCAAACGCCGTGTCCAACACCACCTTCTTGCTGTACGAATTCACtagaaaa GATGCCGTGTCATCTGAAACTGTGGTTAAGGTGACCAGGAACATGGCGACCATCCTCAGTTCCAAAGCAGTTCCTTCCGCTTCTGATGTGATGGTTGTGGACAATGTCCTTGTTGAAATCACAAAACACGCACAACACTTGAGAGAAGATAGTCTGAATGACGTGGCATCAGTTCTGGACAAAGTGTCAGTTTCCAGCCAAGTCAACAACTTTGACACGATAAATTTGCAAACCGCTACCAACTCTATTTTGaga AGTGTTGACACGATTTTGGCCAAAGTTCAACTGGACCAGAGCGGCATCGCCAGAGCCCACTCCAACGCCACTTCTTTGATGGCTGCCGACCTATCGCTGAGCGGCGTGAAAGGGGTGCAAATCTCCGACTCGAAAATCGTGCCTCTCACCGCCGAATCTGGCGCGGTTACGTCAGCCAGTTTCCTACAAATTTCATCCGGCAGAGCTGCTTTCGTCCTCTTGGGAAACGAAGACAGCCTTTTCAAGGCCAAGAACGAAAACTTGACCCTGAACAGCAAAGTGCTTGGTGTGAGTATCGACGGCCAGCACCCTTGGCACCAGCTTAAGGAGCCAGTCATCCGGCTCAAGTTCAAACCAACCAACCCCTCGGAGGGGATGTTGGTCAAGTGCGCGTACTGGGACATTTACAACAGCGACTGGAAGACCGACGGCTGCACTTTCGTCGGGAAAGAGGGTGATTTGGACGTGTGCGAGTGCAACCACTTGACCCACTTCGGCGAGATCATCGGTGTGTCTGGCGATGACAAGATCCTGGACATCATATCCATCGTTGGCTGCTCCCTTTCGCTGATCGGTTTGTTGGGAATCGCCGCCACAGCTGCGATGTTTGAACACTGGAGGTCACGGCTCGGCAACAAG attttgctTCACCTCTCTGCGTCGATTGGTTTGACAATGGCCGTGTTTTTGTCCATCGCGTTGGACGCAGGCGCTGCTTCGGACGCATCCTGCATAACCTTGGGCGTTCTCCTGCACTACTCTATCCTTGCGTCCTTCTGCTGGATGCTCATCTCGGCTCTGCTGCAGTTCCTGCGCTTTGTATCCGTTCTATCCGCGCGTCCACCGCATTTCCTGCTCAAGGGCGTGCTTTTTGGCTGGGTTCTTCCCACCGTGCCGGTCATCGTCCTGCTGTCAATCGGGCCTGCAAAGAGCTACCCTCGCACAAACAGCTCCTCCAACTTCTGCTATCCTGTAGAGCTGTCACTAATTCTGGGAGTCATCATTCCTGTTGCCTGTGCGGTCATCGGAAATCTTTTG gttttctGCTTGATTGTCTACCGAGTGTCGTGTGGACGGCCAAAGAATTTGACCATCAGCACCATGGCAGAGAGGCGAGTGATTGCCTTGCGGCAGTTGCGTATGAgcgtgctgctctttttcctgcTTGGACTGACCTGGATTTTCGGCCTTCTGGCCATGGTGGCTCCCTTCTTGGCGCCTTGGAGGGTCGCCTTCTCGTACCTCTTCTGCACCACCGCAACCCTGCAAGGGCTGgcgcttttcattttcttcatcGTGTGGGAGAAGAAAACGCGGCAAATGTGGCTGACGGCCCTTCCAGAGCGATTCGCGCCGACCAGACCTTCAAGGCCAACCACATCAAGTACAGCCTTCAGTGAAAGCAACTCGCATTCTTCTTCAAGAGTCCGAGACGAGAGGGCTCCTCTGAGGCAAAAGACTTCAACACAGAACTTGACTGAAAGCACAAACAGAAATGCTTCCAGCCAGTGA